A genomic stretch from Hemicordylus capensis ecotype Gifberg chromosome 5, rHemCap1.1.pri, whole genome shotgun sequence includes:
- the NAF1 gene encoding H/ACA ribonucleoprotein complex non-core subunit NAF1, which translates to MEDATMEGSGSSSETSDSDTDSSSSTSSSSCLPMLSDEDVDQQTTEKVPLPKEPVEDVNIILPESVELMYFGKVSSIIEHLVIIESLKGLPPVNEDTVLFKEDHHSIGKIFEVFGPVSHPFYVLQFNGPEHIETKGLKMDESVYFAPSVESFTQYIFPEKIKQEKGSDASWKEDDEPPPEAVEFSDDEKERAAKQKKKHRNARRKKFRSQDESNGNGGGNQPRRQYSADYSRGYPSREHNPSFSTSTLAHPSVPQCLSQEVKPPQQYSADCTELQKPSACCHHQRPENPSMQQYSFPPPSFGTVNNEVNHFPPLSAIWGWPCGFTQPCTGLAQNIYDPLLSLLALPPPPPPPSPPPSSPPNNANPP; encoded by the exons ATGGAGGATGCCACTATGGAAGGTAGCGGCTCTTCCTCGGAAACGAG TGATAGTGATACGGACAGTTCATCTTCTACCTCATCCTCTTCCTGTCTTCCAATGCTCTCAGATGAAGATGTTGATCAGCAAACTACAGAAAAGGTTCCACTGCCTAAA GAACCAGTTGAAGACGTTAATATAATTCTACCAGAATCTGTTGAACTGATGTATTTTGGGAAAGTTTCCAGCATCATTGAACACCTAG taATCATTGAGTCACTTAAAGGGTTGCCTCCAGTGAATGAAGATACTGTTCTTTTCAAAGAAGATCATCATTCAATAGGAAAG ATCTTTGAAGTATTTGGTCCTGTGTCACATCCCTTTTATGTGCTACAGTTTAATGGTCCTGAGCATATTGAAACAAAAGGCCTTAAAATGGATGAGTCTGTATATTTTGCTCCATCAGTTGAAAGCTTCACCCAATATATATTTccagaaaaaataaaaca AGAGAAAGGATCTGATGCATCATGGAAGGAAGATGATGAGCCACCACCAGAG GCTGTAGAGTTTAGTGATGATGAGAAAGAGCGAGCAGCAAAGCAAAAGAAGAAACATAGAAATGCAAGAAGAAAGAAGTTCAGATCACAAGATGAATCTA ATGGGAATGGAGGTGGTAACCAGCCTAGGAGGCAGTATTCTGCAGATTATTCACGTGGATATCCTAGCAGAGAACATAACCCCAGTTTTTCAACAAGCACACTTGCTCACCCATCTGTTCCTCAGTGTTTGAGTCAGGAAGTAAAACCTCCGCAGCAGTACTCCGCTGACTGTACAGAACTTCAGAAGCCTTCAGCTTGCTGTCATCATCAGAGGCCAGAGAATCCTAGCATGCAACAATATTCCTTTCCTCCCCCATCTTTTGGAACTGTTAATAATGAAGTAAATCACTTTCCACCTCTATCTGCAATTTGGGGATGGCCTTGTGGGTTTACCCAGCCTTGCACAGGATTGGCTCAGAATATATACGACCCATTGTTGTCACTGCTGGCTCTACCACCGCCACCTCCGCCACCATCACCCCCTCCGTCATCTCCACCTAACAATGCTAATCCACCTTAG